A DNA window from Plasmodium vinckei vinckei genome assembly, chromosome: PVVCY_10 contains the following coding sequences:
- a CDS encoding small nuclear ribonucleoprotein-associated protein B, putative, producing the protein MGKNYRLESWLQYRVRVTISDTRYYVGTFLSYDRHMNIVLVDAEEFRRVKCKENNFKEIKRVVGLILIRGDNIVSFTAERAPVNKKTTSNITNKGIATGRGISLNNYVPMQNNMAPNMPTGVGINMGTSKNLTPTMNPGFRPPNMPMNNKRPLMPMGMQMNPNLGPPNSGRGLPPQMPTQLPFPPNAKPPTEQ; encoded by the exons atgggaaaAAACTATCGATTAGAATCATGGCTACAATATAGAGTAAGAGTAACAATAAGTGATACAAGATATTATGTTGGGACATTTCTTTCATATGATAGGCATATGAATATAGTTTTAGTTGACGCAGAAGAGTTTAGGAGAGTAAAATGTAAAGAAAACAACTTTaag gaaataaaaagagtGGTTGGtcttatattaataagaGGGGATAATATAGTTTCGTTCACAGCAGAACGTGCACCCGTTAATAAAAAGACGACAAGtaatataacaaataaaGGTATTGCTACTGGCCGAGGTATatctttaaataattatgtacctatgcaaaataatatggcTCCTAATATGCCAACAGGTGTAGGTATAAACATGGGTAcatcaaaaaatttaacaCCAACAATGAATCCTGGTTTTAGACCCCCCAATATGCcaatgaataataaaagaccCCTTATGCCCATGGGTATGCAAATGAATCCCAACTTAGGACCTCCAAATAGTGGACGAGGATTACCTCCTCAAATGCCTACCCAATTGCCATTCCCACCTAATGCTAAACCACCAACAGAGCAATAG
- a CDS encoding ubiquitin carboxyl-terminal hydrolase, putative, with product MMNSRNGQIHVSIVNKYVDFYEEHNRDSMERNGSNIKKNGDGKIYENKIDKYMKKKKKKKKKDKGLNKMNYLNEKKIKKDKKKNDIINSIEKENNDGMNSSTSWSTNNSGCLIKNDLNTNDYNKIPSIKLKKNKIKSSKDSKKKLKKSKQILLNNNDNIIGCSDKEKGEKVCKSKFKDGTQLFLYLIKKYPKILLSRRSLSYYYKLVSRYNKRVLDTKKYKNEKIKLRNLLYKINLMKTTKREISTEETEDPTTKIILDKLISRNKLISTSRGKQKIKKKKNEKENNIYDNYISNVDGKEMKTDSSSDEYIEDKLRKYKNDKKKIKKTIKKVEKKYIMNIKRSKNGEANLPVKYNKDEDSSEEIKKKKEVVPIQTDDDSRIEKRDDGLDSIFNPCQDIFNYKTFENRDNNVYNENDEEDARDQYIARLEEKQMIKKNKKSIKTKKKSHNTDSESKKNKKMHKNRDEHILKKKKKKKKKREHIVENESEELEKEDSLISSQNESDDINTKEYLILKEIKMKQDSQKIRLNLDASCFASKGAGLYNYGQNICFFNSIIQTIVRIPYICKDLLNKLHSLNCEKKKKKEFCFYCIFEHFGYNIISKKNVIKNSLIPYIKKYICNSYNIGYQEDVHEYLRYFLCSLEKSSFFSSVYIQKMFTGVTKNVTMCMNCNNVSLKYEQYYELSLDISSVNNLEEALKNFLSNEMLIGDNGYYCEKCRKKKKATKQCVINKLPRVLTIQIKRFFMNSKFNIVKNRKHISYPLCLDMKYYVNNYYLFKNSINDDVIHLYEKMMSDNQANKNNDQHQTDQQFYNETKSNIGHPPSNNPNKLKQENYNNVKKEMSPNDFSTFEKNENNSDNSSEEYKKYDNKDLNVLREIENIFIQLKNEIYMKLQNRHPPISSLKNLVIEKKKEIKKELNKIKYFKFYKGAILKISKDINTLYYCVKNSAEKNKKINLKTLVFKYRVDYYERKHKERENSQDEINFLNKKNEKDNFFENNRNSKNENKGEANLNNNKLYQNNNHFYYELTGLIKHIGSGTDYGHYIALTKSNNNIYLQCDDNNISYVNKKDILNCAKNAYVFVYTCSHPQFIDFYNAYVDVLEKKKFDINLPVFEKRVEFRERITMPKKKFISRSLCYAIRG from the coding sequence atgatgaaTAGCCGTAATGGGCAAATACATGTATCTattgttaataaatatgttgaTTTTTATGAAGAACATAATAGAGATTCTATGGAAAGAAATGgatcaaatataaaaaaaaatggtgaTGGTAAAATTTacgaaaataaaattgataaatatatgaaaaaaaaaaaaaaaaaaaaaaaaaaagataaaggcttaaataaaatgaattatttaaacgaaaaaaaaataaaaaaagataaaaaaaaaaatgatattataaattctatagagaaagaaaataatgatggtATGAATAGTAGTACTAGTTGGAGTACTAACAATAGTGGTTGtcttattaaaaatgacttaaatacaaatgattataataaaataccatcaataaaattaaaaaagaacaaaataaaaagtagtAAAGATAGCAAAAAAAagctaaaaaaaagtaaacaaattttattaaataataatgacaaCATCATCGGATGTAGTGATAAAGAAAAGGGGGAAAAAGTTTGTAAATCTAAATTTAAAGATGGAACacaattatttctttatttaattaaaaaatatccaAAAATTTTACTTAGTCGAAGAAGTTTATCTTATTATTACAAACTTGTCAGTAGATATAACAAACGAGTTTTagatacaaaaaaatataaaaatgaaaaaataaaattaagaaatttattatataaaataaatttaatgaaaacaaCAAAAAGAGAAATTTCTACTGAAGAAACAGAAGACCCCActacaaaaattattttagaCAAATTAATTTCTCGAAATAAACTTATTAGTACAAGTAGGGGTaagcaaaaaataaagaaaaaaaaaaatgaaaaagaaaacaatatttatgataattatatttctaaTGTGGATGGAAAAGAAATGAAAACTGACAGTAGTTCAGATGAATATATTGAAGATAAActtagaaaatataaaaatgataaaaaaaaaattaaaaaaacaattaaaaaagttgaaaaaaaatatataatgaatattaaAAGGTCTAAAAATGGAGAAGCAAATCTCCCTGtgaaatataataaggATGAAGATAGTAGTGAAgagattaaaaaaaaaaaagaggtAGTTCCGATTCAGACAGATGATGATAGTAGAATTGAAAAAAGAGATGATGGTTTAGATAGCATATTTAATCCATGCCAAgacatatttaattataaaacttTTGAAAATAGAGACAATAATGtctataatgaaaatgatgaagaagATGCTAGAGACCAGTATATTGCAAGATTGGAGGAAAaacaaatgataaaaaaaaataaaaaaagtattaaaacaaaaaaaaaaagtcaTAATACTGATAGtgaaagtaaaaaaaataagaaaatgcATAAGAATAGGGATGAACATAtactcaaaaaaaaaaaaaaaaaaaaaaaaaaaagagaacaTATAGTAGAAAATGAAAGTGAAGAATTGGAAAAGGAGGACAGCTTGATAAGTAGTCAAAACGAAAGTGATGACATAAATAcaaaagaatatttaatattaaaagaaataaaaatgaaacaagATAGTCAAAAGATTCGATTAAATTTAGATGCTTCATGTTTTGCATCTAAAGGAGCAGGATTATATAACTATGgacaaaatatttgtttttttaatagtatAATTCAAACGATTGTTAGAattccatatatatgtaaagatttattaaacaaattacACTCATTAAATTgtgaaaagaaaaaaaaaaaagaattttgtttttattgtatatttgAACATTTtggatataatattatatcaaaaaaaaatgtaataaaaaatagtttaataccttatataaaaaaatatatatgcaatagTTATAATATAGGGTATCAAGAAGATGTACATGAATATTTacgatattttttatgttctCTAGAAaaatcatcatttttttcgtcagtctatatacaaaaaatgtttacaGGAGTAACTAAAAATGTTACTATGTGTATGAATTGTAATAATGtatctttaaaatatgaacaatatTATGAGTTATCGCTAGATATTAGTTCCgttaataatttagaagaagctttaaaaaattttctatCAAATGAAATGCTAATAGGTGATAATGGCTATTATTGtgaaaaatgtagaaaaaaaaaaaaagctacAAAACAATgtgttataaataaattaccAAGAGTTTTAactatacaaataaaaagattttttatgaactccaaatttaatattgttaAAAATCGAAAACATATATCATATCCTTTATGTCTAgatatgaaatattatgttaataattattacttatttaaaaatagtatcAATGATGATGTTATACATTtgtatgaaaaaatgatgtCCGACAATCaggcaaataaaaataatgaccAACACCAGACAGAtcaacaattttataatgaaaCCAAATCAAACATTGGACACCCCCCTTCTAATAATCcgaataaattaaaacaagAGAATTATAACAATgtgaaaaaagaaatgagTCCAAATGATTTTTCAAcgtttgaaaaaaatgaaaataatagtgaCAACAGTTCAGaggaatataaaaaatacgaTAATAAAGATTTAAACGTTTTAAGagaaatagaaaatatatttatacaattaaaaaatgaaatatacaTGAAGTTACAAAATAGACATCCACCAATATCTagcttaaaaaatttagtaatagaaaaaaaaaaagaaattaaaaaagaattaaataaaataaaatatttcaaattttataaaggtgctatattaaaaatatctaAAGATATCAatacattatattattgtgttaaaaatagtgcagaaaaaaataaaaaaataaacttaaAAACATTGGTATTTAAGTATAGAGTGGATTATTACGAGCGTAAACATAAAGAAAGAGAAAACTCTcaagatgaaataaattttttaaataaaaaaaatgagaaagacaatttttttgaaaataacaGAAATtcgaaaaatgaaaataaagggGAAGCAAatttaaacaataataaattgtatcaaaataataatcatttttattatgaattGACTGGGCTTATTAAACATATTGGATCAGGAACAGATTATGGCCATTATATTGCTCTTACAAAAtcgaataataatatttatttgcaatgtgatgataataatatttcttatgttaataaaaaggatattttaaattgtgcaaaaaatgcatatgtTTTTGTTTACACATGTAGCCATCCACAGTTTAtcgatttttataatgCATATGTGGATGTtcttgaaaaaaaaaagtttgaTATAAATCTCCCAGTTTTTGAAAAAAGGGTTGAATTTAGAGAAAGAATAACAATGCCaaagaaaaaattcataAGTAGATCCCTTTGTTATGCTATACGTggttaa
- a CDS encoding mRNA-capping enzyme subunit alpha, putative, which produces MVITDIYNPGEKIENEFLKEKIRGKINEMLKWKRKGFPGSNPVSLTKHNIKNLFNKDYLICEKTDGVRYFLFIVSNTTFLIDRNYDIFKNDMHIPTIDNLEVKQQLTLLDGELVEDTIYNEKKGIEEKKIVYLIYDGLFIQRKDITNLSYLERLNNVYNYVITPLKMYKNKKRAKKNDQPSNDNGNDNDNDIGKIENANSKKRKNTTNNDEANKNDSDNSVINLTNDINEKNKRENQKEVTFSIENQINDTKQNDEHAELTDDEYTDLESENTEDEPLSIYLKDFYSISQISELLKIMKKLPHTSDGIIFTPLNYPYVTGNFYQLLKWKPLNLNTVDFGIETIYDDNNIPIKFELFIAINGIRASYKCYLAEYGDVYKQLLQMAINNKISHYIIECYYVSKNIYSICKNDDLTEKKVEGGWIAQKIRYDKNIPNDITTLNKVMHSILDNITIDTLIKEVATNPRGS; this is translated from the coding sequence ATGGTCATCACAGACATATACAACCCCGGCGAAAAAATAGAgaatgaatttttaaaagaaaaaattcgaggaaaaataaatgaaatgcTAAAATGGAAAAGGAAAGGATTTCCTGGTAGTAATCCTGTATCATTAACtaaacataatataaaaaatttatttaataaagattatttaatatgtgAAAAAACAGATGGAGttagatattttttatttatagtcTCAAAtacaacatttttaattgatagaaattatgatatatttaaaaatgatatgcATATACCTACTATAGATAATTTAGAAGTCAAACAACAGCTAACTTTATTAGATGGTGAATTAGTAGAAgatactatatataatgaaaagaaaggaattgaagaaaaaaaaattgtttatttaatttatgatGGCTTATTTATACAAAGAAAAGATATCACTAATTTATCATATCTAGAAAGGttaaataatgtatataattatgttatAACACCTTTGAAAAtgtacaaaaataaaaagagagcaaaaaaaaatgaccaACCATCTAATGATAATGGTAATGACAATGATAATGATATTGGCAAAATTGAAAATGCTAATtcaaaaaagagaaaaaatacTACTAACAATGATGaagcaaataaaaatgattccGACAACAGTGTAATAAATCTAACTAAcgatattaatgaaaaaaataagcgTGAAAACCAAAAAGAAGTTACATTTTCTATagaaaatcaaataaatgatacaaaacaaaatgatgaGCATGCAGAACTGACAGACGATGAATATACTGACTTAGAAAGTGAAAATACAGAAGATGAACCattaagtatatatttaaaagattTTTATTCTATATCACAAATATCAGaactattaaaaattatgaaaaaattgcCACACACATCAGATGGAATTATATTTACCCCATTAAATTATCCATATGTTACTggaaatttttatcaattattaaaatggaaacctttaaatttaaatacagTCGATTTTGGCATCGAAACAATatatgatgataataatataccaattaaatttgaattatttatagcAATAAATGGAATTAGAGCATCCTATAAATGTTATTTAGCTGAATATGGTGatgtatataaacaattattacaaatggctataaataataaaatttctcATTACATAATTGAATGTTATTATGtttctaaaaatatttattcaatttgtaaaaatgatgatttaactgaaaaaaaagttgaGGGTGGATGGATTGCTCAAAAAATACGAtacgataaaaatataccaaATGATATTACGACACTTAATAAAGTTATGCACAGTATTTTAGACAACATAACTATCGATACTTTGATAAAGGAGGTCGCAACAAACCCAAGGGGCTCTTAA
- a CDS encoding atypical protein kinase, ABC-1 family, putative produces the protein MNQYDQWNRRIRTIWYCSSLYVEYKNALRKSKKMPVEKKNEYWEKKHEEFATKMLNNIYELRGWWVKVGQFLSTQENIMPVAYIEKFTKLQDMMPTSPFEKIEVILKRELGDMYELFDYIDKTPLASASIGQVHKARLKTGSMIENMSKSYKNDYNVIIKIQHEGIDKFLSSDISTLKKVSWAFGLIDKNFNFGDYIEEWQNSASRELNYNYELYHQLLAYNTYKNSAIDLKIPKIYCAYTTSKVLVMEYIKGFKITDTKSIKKYNINTYDLIYRIIDYFAYQIHNDGFFHGDPHPGNILVMLKSNRNKKARSNKYSKEKNKKLNYYEINELDNQNKLLNCSETEYRSLSNYDNQNDYDENVNKFMKRHSLGNGSCASMEEFISSRYNITHLKSGFNKYRNSYSKMGSSSGIYNKKDEDIADKVLREDYKYLINNTDIINNENKTTENGMSKNKGEEQSTITSNKNASKSENSTSYIKSNSKINKKEKKEYPKEMNKDETYATSIELDEKETSLSKKSDENNLKREKKKKKKKKKKVL, from the exons ATGAATCAGTATGACCAATGGAATCGTAGGATACGA acAATCTGGTACTGCAGCAGCTTATATGTTGAGTATAAAAATGCGTTGAGgaaatcgaaaaaaatgcccgtcgaaaaaaaaaatgaatattggGAAAAAAAGCATGAAGAATTCGCtacaaaaatgttaaataatatttacgAGCTGCGAg GATGGTGGGTTAAGGTCGGGCAATTTTTAAGCACCcaggaaaatattatgcCAGTTGCATATATAGAAAAGTTCACAAAATTGCAAGATATGATGCCTACATCAccttttgaaaaaattgaagttattttaaaaagggaattag GAGACATGTATGAACTTTTTGATTATATTGATAAAACCCCTCTTGCAAGTGCATCAATAGGACAAGTACATAAGGCTCGATTGAAAACAGGGAGTATGATTGAAAATATGAGTAAGTCATATAAAAACGATTATAatgttataataaaaattcaacATGAAGGTAtagataaatttttatcgtCTGATATTAGTACATTGAAAAAAGTATCATGGGCATTTGGATTAATAgacaaaaattttaattttggtGATTATATTGAAGAATGGCAAAATTCAGCATCAAGagaattaaattataattatgagTTATATCACCAATTGTTAGcttataatacatataaaaattcagctatagatttaaaaattcctaaaatatattgtgcATATACAACTTCAAAAGTTTTAGTAATGGAATATATTAAAGGATTTAAAATTACGGATACAaaatctataaaaaaatataatataaatacatatgatttaatatatagaatTATAGATTATTTTGCATATCAAATACATAATGATGGTTTTTTTCATGGGGACCCTCATCCCGGTAATATTCTTGTCATGTTAAAAAgtaatagaaataaaaaagctagatctaataaatattctaaagaaaaaaataaaaaactaaattattatgaaataaatgaattagATAATCAAAACAAATTACTTAATTGTAGTGAAACAGAATATAGAAGTTTATCAAATTATGACAATCAAAATGattatgatgaaaatgtaaataaattcaTGAAAAGGCATAGTTTAGGTAATGGATCTTGTGCATCTATGGAAGAATTTATAAGTTCTagatataatattacaCATTTAAAAAGTGGTTTCAATAAATATCGAAACTCTTATTCAAAAATGGGTAGTTCATCTGggatttataataaaaaggatGAAGATATTGCAGACAAAGTTTTAAGGGAAGATTATAAATATCTTATCAACAATACCgacataattaataatgaaaataaaacaactGAAAATGGAATGAGTAAAAATAAGGGGGAAGAACAAAGTACTATAacttcaaataaaaatgcatcAAAATCAGAGAACTCCActtcatatattaaatcaaattcaaaaataaataagaaagaaaaaaaggaatatcCAAAAGAAATGAATAAAGATGAAACATATGCTACATCAATTGAATTAGACGAAAAAGAAACAAGtttaagtaaaaaaagtgatgaaaataatttaaaaagggaaaaaaaaaaaaaaaaaaaaaaaaaaaaaaaagtctTATGA